The Skermanella pratensis genome has a window encoding:
- a CDS encoding CgeB family protein, which produces MAGLDISFYGSSLVSAYWNGAATYYRGIIRALAARGHRVTFFEPDAYERQQHRDIPDPDWARVVVYPNDEASARKALEQGRNADVIVKASGVGVFDSLLEAGVLDVRRPDATVIFWDVDAPATLASMRENPGDTLRPLVPRYDMVLTYGGGDPVIRAYREVGARECVPIYNALDPDTHHPVPADPRFAADLSFMANRLPDREARVEEFFLNAAATLSGRRFLLGGNGWGDKPMPGNVNYIGHVYTADHNAVNCSALAVLNVARDSMAAVGFSPATRVFEAAGAGACVITDAWEGIEQFLVPGEEILVARDGAEVAAHVDALTPERSRAIGEAARRRMLDAHTYAHRAREVEALLVNGAHAGRVPA; this is translated from the coding sequence ATGGCCGGCCTCGACATCTCCTTCTACGGGTCCAGCCTGGTCTCGGCCTATTGGAACGGTGCCGCGACCTATTACCGGGGCATCATCCGGGCCCTGGCGGCGCGGGGGCACCGCGTGACCTTCTTCGAGCCGGACGCCTATGAGCGCCAGCAGCACCGAGACATCCCCGATCCCGACTGGGCGCGGGTGGTGGTCTACCCCAACGACGAGGCGAGCGCCCGCAAGGCGCTGGAACAGGGCCGGAACGCCGACGTGATCGTCAAGGCCAGCGGCGTCGGCGTCTTCGACAGCCTGCTGGAGGCCGGCGTGCTCGACGTGCGGCGCCCGGATGCCACCGTGATCTTCTGGGACGTGGACGCCCCGGCGACCCTGGCGTCGATGCGGGAGAACCCCGGCGACACCCTGCGCCCTCTCGTTCCCCGCTACGACATGGTGCTGACCTACGGCGGCGGCGACCCGGTGATCCGGGCCTACCGCGAGGTCGGCGCGCGGGAATGCGTGCCGATCTACAACGCCCTGGATCCCGACACCCACCACCCGGTGCCGGCCGACCCGCGCTTCGCCGCCGACCTGAGCTTCATGGCGAACCGCCTGCCCGACCGCGAGGCGCGGGTCGAGGAGTTCTTCCTGAACGCCGCGGCGACGCTGTCCGGCCGCCGGTTCCTGCTTGGCGGCAACGGCTGGGGCGACAAGCCGATGCCGGGCAACGTCAACTATATCGGCCACGTCTACACCGCCGACCACAACGCCGTGAACTGCTCCGCGCTGGCCGTGCTGAACGTCGCCCGCGACAGCATGGCCGCCGTCGGCTTCTCGCCGGCGACCCGCGTGTTCGAGGCGGCCGGAGCCGGCGCCTGCGTGATCACCGACGCCTGGGAAGGGATCGAACAGTTCCTGGTCCCCGGCGAGGAGATCCTGGTGGCGCGCGACGGCGCCGAGGTCGCGGCCCATGTCGACGCCTTGACGCCCGAACGGTCCCGCGCGATCGGCGAGGCTGCCCGGCGCCGCATGCTCGACGCCCACACCTACGCTCACCGCGCCAGGGAGGTCGAGGCCCTGCTGGTGAACGGCGCCCATGCCGGGCGGGTCCCGGCATGA
- a CDS encoding CgeB family protein, which yields MNGFVDGRMTEGAAGLSAKLSAKLSAKLSIVILGLSITSSWGNGHATTYRALVKALADRGHDVLFLEADRPWYAAHRDLAEPPFCRTALYQDLADLGDRFTREVRDADLVIVGSFVPDGVEVGGWAIRTARGVTAFYDIDTPVTLAKLERGDVEYLSPDLIPRYGIYLSFTGGPTLGRLERQFGSPMARALYCSVDPERYYPELGAGQGGPRWDLGYLGTYSPDRQPTVDRLLVEPARAWTEGRFVVAGPQYPETIDWPGNVERTDHLPPDEHRAFYNAQRFTLNVTRADMITAGWSPSVRLFEAAACGTPIISDWWPGLDGLFEPGTEIIIAADAGAVLETLRSMSDDHRQAIGERARSRILANHTAAHRAAELEMFVAEARATVSTA from the coding sequence ATGAACGGGTTCGTCGACGGACGGATGACCGAAGGCGCGGCCGGGCTGTCGGCCAAGCTGTCGGCCAAGCTGTCGGCCAAGCTGTCGATCGTCATCCTGGGCCTCAGCATCACGTCGTCCTGGGGCAATGGCCACGCGACCACGTACCGGGCGCTGGTCAAGGCCCTTGCCGACCGCGGCCACGACGTGCTGTTCCTGGAAGCCGACCGCCCCTGGTACGCCGCCCACCGCGACCTGGCCGAGCCGCCGTTCTGCCGGACCGCGCTCTACCAGGACTTGGCGGACCTTGGCGACCGGTTCACCCGGGAGGTCCGCGACGCCGACCTGGTGATCGTCGGATCCTTCGTTCCGGACGGCGTCGAAGTCGGCGGCTGGGCGATCCGGACCGCGCGCGGCGTCACGGCCTTCTACGACATCGACACCCCGGTGACGCTGGCGAAGCTGGAACGCGGCGACGTCGAGTATCTGAGCCCCGACCTGATCCCGCGCTACGGCATATACCTGTCGTTCACCGGAGGTCCGACCCTCGGGCGGCTGGAGCGGCAGTTCGGCTCGCCGATGGCCCGTGCGCTCTACTGCTCGGTCGATCCCGAACGGTACTATCCGGAGTTGGGGGCCGGCCAGGGCGGTCCCCGCTGGGACCTGGGATATCTCGGCACCTACAGCCCCGACCGCCAGCCGACGGTTGACCGGCTGCTGGTGGAACCGGCACGGGCCTGGACCGAGGGCCGTTTCGTCGTCGCCGGGCCGCAGTATCCCGAAACCATCGACTGGCCCGGCAATGTCGAGCGGACCGACCATCTGCCGCCGGACGAACATCGCGCCTTCTACAACGCCCAGCGATTCACGCTCAACGTGACGCGGGCAGACATGATCACGGCCGGTTGGTCGCCCAGCGTCCGGCTGTTCGAGGCCGCGGCGTGCGGGACGCCGATCATCAGCGACTGGTGGCCGGGCCTGGACGGCCTGTTCGAACCGGGCACGGAGATCATCATCGCGGCGGATGCCGGAGCCGTGCTCGAAACCCTGCGGTCCATGTCCGATGATCATCGCCAGGCGATCGGCGAACGGGCGCGTTCGCGGATCCTCGCCAACCATACGGCCGCCCACCGCGCGGCCGAGCTGGAAATGTTCGTCGCGGAAGCGCGGGCTACCGTTTCCACCGCGTGA
- a CDS encoding TIGR04295 family B12-binding domain-containing radical SAM protein, translating to MKFALINPNWNFDGSIYFGCREPHLPLEYGYSKALIERAGHEAVIIDGQLMDLDLDGIRARVAEYAPDFTVVTTAPSYLFWRCAPPELRIPQEVLKAVGDVGGTLVAVGPHGSTTPRAAHAKLGVDVVVMGECEELLPRLADEPWDAIPSICFGPRDNVKVNGGPYASRFTDLQALSWPDEWVARHHHHHHRFDIDPNGARPGPGAEMETSRGCPYRCSFCAKETFRDKYRKRPLPVILEELDRLIAQGVEYVYFIDEIFLPNAELLEALAERRIKFGVQTRIDLWKEPMLELLGRAGCVSIEAGVESLTPEGRQALDKNCRMSTDELTDRLIFAKRHVAFVQANLIEAGTDDDGMVEAWRKRLLEHGVWANEPVPLFPYPGSPDYRKLWGLPDDQAWERALDHYLTHHVDFSDIQDQRPLPLRELELAAPDMR from the coding sequence ATGAAGTTCGCCCTGATCAACCCGAACTGGAACTTCGACGGCAGCATCTATTTCGGCTGCCGTGAGCCGCACCTGCCGCTGGAGTACGGCTACTCCAAGGCCCTGATCGAGCGCGCCGGCCACGAGGCGGTGATCATCGACGGCCAGCTGATGGACCTCGACCTGGACGGGATTCGCGCCAGGGTCGCCGAGTACGCGCCCGACTTCACCGTGGTCACCACCGCGCCCAGCTACCTGTTCTGGCGCTGCGCCCCGCCGGAACTCCGGATTCCGCAGGAGGTGCTGAAGGCGGTCGGCGATGTCGGCGGAACCCTGGTCGCGGTCGGGCCTCACGGCTCGACCACGCCGCGGGCGGCCCATGCCAAGCTGGGGGTCGACGTGGTCGTGATGGGCGAGTGCGAGGAACTGCTCCCCCGCCTCGCCGACGAGCCGTGGGACGCCATCCCGTCGATCTGCTTCGGTCCCCGCGACAACGTGAAGGTCAATGGCGGACCCTACGCCTCGCGCTTCACCGACCTGCAGGCGCTGTCCTGGCCCGACGAGTGGGTCGCCCGGCACCATCACCACCATCACCGTTTCGATATCGATCCGAACGGCGCCCGGCCCGGCCCGGGGGCGGAGATGGAGACCTCGCGCGGGTGCCCCTACCGCTGCTCCTTCTGCGCCAAGGAGACCTTCCGCGACAAGTACCGCAAGCGCCCGCTCCCGGTGATCCTGGAGGAGTTGGACCGGCTGATCGCGCAGGGCGTCGAGTATGTCTATTTCATCGACGAGATCTTCCTGCCCAACGCCGAGCTGCTGGAGGCCCTGGCCGAGCGCAGGATCAAGTTCGGCGTCCAGACCCGGATCGACCTGTGGAAGGAGCCGATGCTGGAACTGCTCGGCCGGGCCGGCTGCGTCTCGATCGAGGCGGGCGTGGAGAGCCTGACGCCGGAAGGGCGCCAGGCGCTGGACAAGAACTGCCGCATGTCGACCGACGAGCTGACCGACCGGCTGATCTTCGCCAAGCGGCACGTCGCCTTCGTCCAGGCCAACCTGATCGAGGCCGGCACCGACGACGACGGCATGGTCGAAGCGTGGCGCAAGCGGCTGCTGGAGCACGGCGTCTGGGCCAACGAGCCCGTGCCGCTGTTCCCCTATCCAGGTTCGCCCGACTACCGGAAGCTCTGGGGCCTGCCGGACGACCAGGCGTGGGAACGCGCCCTCGACCACTACCTGACCCACCACGTGGATTTCAGCGACATCCAGGACCAGCGGCCCTTGCCGCTGCGCGAACTGGAACTGGCCGCCCCGGACATGCGCTGA
- a CDS encoding SDR family NAD(P)-dependent oxidoreductase, with the protein MPGFTVTFRPDDRDRAEQAVATLKRLGIRRLRVPVGDDGSADGWYDWLLPRLATEFDLLPALALGESGALDGIGKLIAAVPALEWIEIAAAPGQSPDIAEAAAATRRAGRKVVLSGLDPAALELLAQRGGLGAIDAVGIGAFPGTGDMSWRGWEAVVEEYAETMAATGRVHPLWITGTGFSTWRHDERGQIRAFLAAAEAPADRVYWSSLQDLTPDEASARGFHADERDYALGVLRADGSPKLLGRLLERGGIAAVRSVDRLGRPGSPRPASGSTGKPVVITGGAGFIGTNLADRLVREGHRVLVYDNLSRPGVEQNIDWLKSTHGNAVTFELADIRDPHVLREAVAQAGKMFHFAAQVAVTTSLVDPVTDFEINARGTVNLLEAMRAQAEPPPLVFTSTNKVYGKLADLELRLDGEHYAPADPEIRARGIDESRPLDFYSPYGASKGSADQYVLDYSRTYDLPTAVFRMSCIYGPHQFGTEDQGWVAHFLIRALDGEPITLYGDGCQVRDILFVEDLVDAFLAAQEHMPAIRGQAFNIGGGPANATSLVELLERIGSASGRRPDISFGPWRPGDQLYYVSDTAKFNAATGWRPRVGIAEGIARLSGWLTENRIAGAETPVLRRAAS; encoded by the coding sequence ATGCCAGGCTTCACCGTCACCTTCCGACCCGATGACCGGGACCGCGCCGAGCAGGCCGTGGCGACGCTGAAGCGGCTGGGCATCCGCCGCCTGCGCGTTCCGGTCGGTGACGACGGCTCGGCCGATGGCTGGTACGACTGGCTGCTCCCGCGCCTCGCGACGGAGTTCGACCTGCTGCCGGCCCTCGCCCTCGGCGAGAGCGGCGCACTTGATGGCATTGGGAAGCTCATCGCGGCCGTGCCCGCCTTGGAGTGGATCGAGATCGCCGCCGCTCCGGGCCAATCGCCGGACATCGCGGAGGCCGCCGCCGCGACCCGGCGGGCCGGCCGCAAGGTGGTGCTGAGCGGCCTGGATCCGGCTGCCCTGGAACTCCTCGCCCAGCGGGGCGGCCTCGGCGCCATCGACGCCGTCGGCATCGGAGCGTTCCCCGGCACCGGCGACATGTCCTGGCGCGGCTGGGAAGCGGTCGTCGAGGAGTACGCGGAGACGATGGCCGCGACCGGCCGGGTTCACCCCCTGTGGATCACCGGCACGGGCTTCTCCACCTGGCGCCACGACGAGCGCGGCCAGATCAGGGCCTTCCTCGCCGCGGCCGAGGCTCCGGCCGACCGGGTCTACTGGTCGTCGCTCCAGGACTTGACCCCGGACGAGGCCAGCGCCCGGGGTTTCCACGCGGACGAGCGGGACTACGCGCTGGGCGTCCTCCGGGCGGACGGTTCGCCGAAGCTGCTCGGCCGCCTGCTGGAGCGGGGCGGCATCGCAGCGGTCCGGTCGGTCGATCGCCTTGGCCGTCCCGGATCGCCCCGTCCGGCGTCGGGCAGCACGGGCAAGCCGGTGGTCATCACCGGCGGGGCCGGTTTCATCGGGACCAACCTGGCCGACCGTCTGGTCCGCGAGGGCCATCGAGTCCTCGTCTATGACAACCTGTCGCGCCCCGGCGTCGAGCAGAACATCGACTGGCTTAAATCGACCCACGGCAACGCCGTCACCTTCGAACTGGCCGACATCCGCGATCCACACGTGCTCCGCGAGGCGGTCGCCCAGGCCGGCAAGATGTTCCACTTCGCGGCTCAGGTCGCCGTGACCACCAGCCTCGTGGACCCGGTCACGGATTTCGAGATCAACGCGCGCGGTACGGTCAACCTGCTGGAGGCGATGCGGGCGCAGGCCGAGCCGCCTCCCCTGGTGTTCACCTCGACCAACAAGGTCTACGGCAAGCTGGCCGACCTGGAACTTCGGCTCGACGGCGAGCATTACGCCCCGGCCGACCCGGAGATCCGCGCCCGCGGCATCGACGAGTCGCGTCCGCTGGACTTCTACAGCCCCTACGGCGCGTCGAAGGGCAGCGCCGACCAGTATGTGCTGGACTATTCCCGCACCTACGACCTGCCGACCGCGGTCTTCCGCATGAGCTGCATCTACGGTCCGCACCAGTTCGGCACCGAGGATCAGGGCTGGGTCGCCCATTTCCTGATCCGCGCGTTGGACGGCGAACCTATCACCCTGTACGGCGACGGCTGCCAAGTCCGCGACATCCTGTTCGTCGAGGATCTGGTCGATGCCTTCCTTGCCGCGCAGGAGCATATGCCGGCGATCCGGGGGCAAGCTTTCAACATCGGCGGCGGCCCCGCGAATGCCACCAGCCTGGTCGAGCTGCTGGAGCGGATCGGATCGGCCTCCGGCCGCCGTCCCGACATCAGCTTCGGTCCCTGGCGACCGGGCGACCAGCTCTACTACGTCTCCGACACGGCCAAGTTCAACGCCGCGACCGGGTGGCGACCGCGGGTCGGGATCGCCGAAGGGATCGCGCGCCTGTCCGGCTGGCTGACCGAGAACCGTATCGCCGGAGCCGAGACGCCCGTCCTGAGGAGGGCGGCATCATGA
- a CDS encoding bifunctional 2',3'-cyclic-nucleotide 2'-phosphodiesterase/3'-nucleotidase, with the protein MDRRSFLFALALGATTCLTATCFATGAHADATVRLRLLGTTDLHVNVLPYNYYSDKEDVTVGLARTATLIAKARDEARNSLLLDNADAIQGNPLGDFVARERGLRRGDVHPVYRAMNLLKYDAATVGNHEFNYGLGFLADAQGGATFPIVAANVERAGDGQPYFKPYEILTRQVVDEAGQAHALRIGVIGFVTPQITTWDKAALEGKVVTTDIVEAARKYVPELRAKGADIVVALSHSGLSAEPRVGGEENATWYLAGVQGIDAILTGHQHKVFPGLDFAGLPDTDMAKGKVRGVPVVMPGFWGSHLGLIDLTLKEEGGKWSVADAMSSVRPIWETRDKQKVALVESDPAIVEALKADHEATLAYVRQPIGETTAPINSYFALVQDDPSVQIVTNAQVWYAKRMLAGTEYEGLPVLSAGAPFKAGGRGGPDYYTDIPAGRIAIRNAADLYLYPNTLRAVVMTGAQVREWLEMSAGAFNRIDPSQPGEQALLNPSFPSYNFDVIDGVTYRIDVSQPARYDGDRKVVAPASHRVKDLAFEGRPIDESRRFVVVTNNYRAGGGGKFPGLDGSNVILEAPDENRTALVNYIFDRRTIDPASDGNWSLGPIGGDAVVTFTSSPKAKEAIPAGSRISALGDAGDGFAKYRIDLSR; encoded by the coding sequence ATGGACCGCAGAAGCTTCCTGTTCGCGCTGGCCCTCGGGGCCACGACATGCCTGACCGCCACATGTTTCGCCACCGGCGCCCACGCCGATGCCACCGTCCGGCTCCGGCTGCTCGGCACCACCGACCTGCACGTCAACGTGCTGCCCTACAACTATTATTCGGACAAGGAGGACGTCACGGTCGGTCTGGCGCGAACCGCCACGCTGATCGCGAAGGCGCGGGACGAGGCGAGGAACAGCCTGCTGCTCGACAACGCCGACGCCATCCAGGGCAATCCGCTGGGCGACTTCGTGGCGCGCGAACGCGGCCTGAGGCGCGGCGACGTGCATCCCGTCTACCGGGCGATGAACCTGCTGAAGTACGACGCCGCCACGGTCGGCAACCACGAGTTCAACTACGGGCTCGGCTTCCTGGCCGATGCCCAGGGCGGCGCCACCTTCCCGATCGTGGCGGCGAACGTGGAGCGGGCGGGCGACGGCCAGCCCTATTTCAAGCCCTACGAGATCCTGACCCGGCAGGTGGTGGACGAGGCGGGGCAGGCCCATGCCCTGAGGATCGGGGTCATCGGATTCGTGACGCCCCAGATCACCACCTGGGACAAGGCCGCCCTGGAGGGCAAGGTCGTCACCACCGACATCGTCGAGGCCGCCCGCAAATACGTGCCCGAACTGCGCGCCAAGGGGGCCGACATCGTCGTCGCCCTCAGCCACAGCGGCCTGTCGGCCGAACCGCGGGTCGGCGGGGAGGAGAACGCGACCTGGTACCTCGCCGGGGTCCAGGGCATCGACGCGATCCTCACGGGGCACCAGCACAAGGTCTTTCCCGGCCTGGATTTCGCCGGACTGCCCGACACCGACATGGCGAAGGGCAAGGTCCGCGGCGTTCCGGTGGTGATGCCGGGGTTCTGGGGCAGCCACCTGGGCCTGATCGACCTGACCCTGAAGGAGGAGGGCGGCAAGTGGTCGGTCGCCGACGCGATGTCGTCGGTGCGGCCGATCTGGGAGACCCGGGACAAGCAGAAGGTGGCGCTGGTCGAGTCGGACCCCGCCATCGTCGAGGCGCTGAAGGCCGACCACGAGGCGACCCTGGCCTATGTCCGGCAGCCGATCGGCGAGACGACGGCGCCGATCAACAGCTATTTCGCCCTGGTCCAGGACGACCCGTCCGTCCAGATCGTGACCAACGCGCAGGTCTGGTATGCCAAGCGGATGCTGGCCGGCACCGAGTACGAAGGGCTGCCGGTGCTGTCCGCCGGAGCGCCTTTCAAGGCCGGCGGGCGCGGCGGGCCGGACTATTACACGGACATCCCGGCCGGACGGATCGCGATCAGGAACGCGGCCGACCTCTATCTCTACCCCAACACCCTGCGCGCCGTGGTGATGACCGGCGCCCAGGTGCGGGAGTGGCTGGAGATGTCGGCGGGCGCCTTCAACCGGATCGACCCGTCGCAGCCGGGCGAGCAGGCGCTGCTGAACCCGTCCTTTCCCAGCTACAACTTCGATGTCATCGACGGCGTGACCTACCGGATCGACGTGTCGCAGCCGGCCCGCTACGACGGCGACAGAAAGGTCGTGGCGCCGGCCTCGCACCGCGTCAAGGATTTGGCCTTCGAGGGCAGGCCGATCGACGAGTCGCGACGGTTCGTCGTGGTGACCAACAACTACCGGGCCGGGGGCGGCGGCAAGTTCCCCGGCCTCGACGGTTCCAACGTCATCCTGGAGGCTCCGGACGAGAACCGCACGGCGCTGGTCAACTACATCTTCGACCGCAGGACCATCGACCCGGCGTCCGACGGCAACTGGTCCCTCGGCCCGATCGGCGGCGACGCGGTGGTGACCTTCACCTCGTCGCCCAAGGCGAAGGAGGCGATCCCCGCCGGCAGTCGGATCAGCGCGCTCGGCGATGCCGGCGACGGCTTCGCCAAGTACCGGATCGACCTGTCCCGGTAG
- a CDS encoding CgeB family protein yields MRFVYFTHSLVSDWNHGNAHFLRGVIRELTARGHQVQVFEPRNGWSLQNLIADQGAEAVARFAAVFPGFGSTSYDPATLDLDRALDGADIVIVHEWNDHDLVADIGRKRAAGGRFQLLFHDTHHRSVTDPKSMAAYDLTAYDGVLAYGAVIREIYLSMGWGRRAWTWHEAADTALFRPLPGRPREGDLVWIGNWGDGERSVELGEFLLLPIRQLKLKARIQGVRYPADAKAAIALAGAEYAGYLPNHEAPEAFARFPVTVHVPRRPYVETLRGIPTIRPFEALACGIPLVCSPWDDAEGLFRPGSDYLIARDGTEMTKHLRDVLNDLDLAASLARSGYETIQSRHTCGHRVDELLEICRGLKQERPLLQEAR; encoded by the coding sequence ATGCGCTTCGTCTATTTCACTCATTCGCTGGTGTCCGACTGGAATCACGGCAACGCCCATTTCCTGCGCGGCGTGATCCGGGAGCTGACCGCCCGCGGCCATCAGGTGCAGGTGTTCGAGCCGCGCAACGGCTGGAGCCTGCAGAACCTGATCGCCGACCAGGGAGCCGAGGCGGTCGCCCGTTTCGCCGCCGTCTTTCCCGGCTTCGGCTCCACCAGCTACGATCCCGCCACCCTGGACCTGGACCGCGCGCTCGACGGTGCCGACATCGTGATCGTCCACGAATGGAACGACCATGACCTGGTGGCGGACATCGGCCGCAAGCGGGCCGCCGGCGGACGGTTCCAACTGCTGTTCCACGATACCCATCATCGTTCCGTCACCGATCCGAAGTCGATGGCGGCCTATGACCTGACGGCGTACGACGGTGTGCTGGCCTACGGCGCCGTGATCCGGGAAATCTACCTCAGCATGGGCTGGGGCCGGCGCGCCTGGACCTGGCACGAGGCGGCGGACACCGCCCTGTTCCGCCCGCTGCCCGGACGCCCCCGCGAGGGCGACCTGGTGTGGATCGGCAATTGGGGAGACGGCGAGCGCTCGGTCGAACTGGGCGAGTTCCTGCTGCTGCCGATCCGCCAGCTCAAGCTGAAGGCCCGCATCCAGGGCGTGCGCTATCCGGCCGATGCCAAGGCGGCCATCGCGCTGGCCGGCGCCGAATATGCCGGATACCTGCCCAACCACGAGGCACCCGAGGCGTTCGCCCGGTTCCCGGTGACGGTCCACGTGCCGCGCCGCCCCTATGTCGAGACGTTGCGCGGCATCCCGACCATCCGCCCCTTCGAGGCCCTGGCCTGCGGCATCCCGCTGGTCTGCTCGCCATGGGACGACGCCGAGGGACTGTTCCGCCCCGGCAGCGACTACCTGATAGCCCGTGACGGTACCGAAATGACCAAGCATCTCCGAGACGTCCTCAACGATCTCGACCTTGCGGCATCGCTCGCGCGGAGCGGCTACGAGACGATCCAGTCCCGTCACACCTGCGGCCACCGGGTCGACGAGCTGCTGGAGATCTGCCGCGGCCTGAAGCAGGAAAGACCTCTGCTCCAGGAGGCCCGCTGA
- a CDS encoding NAD-dependent epimerase/dehydratase family protein, whose amino-acid sequence MSKKILITGGAGFIGSHLADELIAAGHEVRVLDSLSEQVHGSSGARPEYLSRDIELRVGDVRDPAAVKSALQGIDAVYHFAAMVGVGQSMYQVDEYVGVNDLGTAVLLQALIERPVERLVVASSMSIYGEGLYRDIRGEIVTPAERSLSRLKDGLWEPLGPDGGEITPVPTTEDKAPTLSSIYALNKYVQERMCLLIGQAYNIPTVAMRFFNVFGTRQALSNPYTGVLAIFASRLLNGNPPMIFEDGLQRRDFVHVADVARACHLALNAKDAAGQVFNVGSGDSYSVVEVAEQLAASLGKSRIAPTLTKKFRVGDIRHCFADIGKAQRLLGYRPETSLADGMVELAAWLDGQIAVDRVDQASRELAARGLAV is encoded by the coding sequence ATGTCAAAAAAGATACTCATCACTGGCGGAGCCGGCTTCATAGGCTCGCATCTGGCCGATGAACTCATTGCCGCCGGCCATGAAGTCCGGGTTTTGGACAGTTTATCCGAGCAGGTTCACGGCAGCAGCGGCGCCCGGCCGGAGTATCTGAGCCGTGACATCGAGCTGCGCGTCGGCGACGTGCGCGATCCGGCCGCGGTCAAGTCCGCGCTGCAGGGCATCGATGCCGTCTATCACTTTGCCGCAATGGTCGGCGTCGGCCAGAGCATGTACCAGGTCGACGAATACGTCGGCGTCAACGATCTCGGCACCGCGGTGCTGCTCCAGGCGCTGATCGAGCGGCCTGTCGAGCGGCTGGTGGTCGCCAGCAGCATGAGCATCTACGGCGAAGGACTGTACCGCGACATCAGGGGCGAGATCGTCACCCCGGCCGAACGCAGCCTCTCCAGGCTCAAGGACGGCTTGTGGGAGCCGCTCGGCCCGGACGGCGGCGAGATCACGCCCGTCCCGACGACGGAGGACAAGGCGCCGACGCTGTCGTCGATCTATGCGCTCAATAAATATGTGCAGGAGCGCATGTGCCTGCTGATCGGGCAGGCCTACAACATTCCGACCGTCGCGATGCGCTTCTTCAACGTGTTCGGGACGCGCCAAGCGCTGTCCAACCCCTATACGGGCGTGCTCGCGATCTTCGCCTCCCGGCTGCTCAACGGCAATCCGCCGATGATCTTCGAGGACGGGCTGCAGCGCCGCGACTTCGTCCATGTGGCCGACGTGGCGCGCGCCTGCCATCTGGCACTGAACGCCAAGGATGCCGCGGGCCAGGTCTTCAATGTCGGCAGCGGCGACAGTTACAGTGTGGTCGAGGTCGCGGAGCAGCTCGCCGCCTCGCTCGGCAAGTCGCGCATCGCGCCGACACTGACCAAGAAGTTCCGCGTCGGCGACATCCGGCACTGCTTCGCCGACATCGGCAAGGCGCAGCGCCTCCTGGGCTACCGGCCGGAGACGTCGCTGGCCGACGGCATGGTCGAGCTGGCCGCCTGGCTCGACGGCCAGATCGCGGTGGACCGCGTCGACCAAGCGAGCCGTGAGCTGGCGGCCAGGGGGTTGGCCGTATGA
- a CDS encoding glycosyltransferase family 4 protein gives MLPSSGSPRRVLMTADAVGGVWDYALELAGGLARRGVRVTLAVMGPAPSPVQRARAIATPGLRLHHGDFRLEWMERPEDDLAAAGDWLLDLAERVAPDLVHLSGYAHAALPWGRPVVVVAHSCVLSWWQAVHGCPAPAEWRPYADRVAAGLASADSVVAPTQAMLDALETHYGPVPHGRVVWNGRDGGAWHPRPDREPTVISVGRIWDEAKNIRALDGVAAGLDWPVVVAGSRKHPDGRRPEGDALPANLRLLGHLRPDELADRYGRAAVFALPARYEPFGLSILEAALSGCALVLGDVPSLRELWTGAAVFVPPDDPAALARELRRMTADPPHLRALATAARQRARSYGTERMVARYLDVYADLQDAPRSIPLHRDGAAVPLER, from the coding sequence ATGCTTCCCTCATCGGGCTCACCGCGCCGGGTGCTGATGACGGCCGACGCGGTCGGAGGCGTCTGGGACTACGCCCTGGAACTGGCCGGCGGATTGGCGCGGCGCGGCGTCCGCGTTACCCTGGCGGTCATGGGGCCGGCGCCCTCCCCGGTCCAGCGTGCCCGCGCGATCGCGACCCCCGGCCTGAGGCTGCACCATGGCGATTTCAGGCTGGAATGGATGGAGCGCCCGGAAGACGATCTCGCCGCCGCCGGCGACTGGCTGCTCGACCTGGCGGAGCGGGTGGCGCCCGATCTGGTCCATCTCAGCGGCTATGCCCATGCAGCGTTGCCCTGGGGAAGGCCGGTCGTCGTGGTCGCCCATTCCTGCGTGCTGTCCTGGTGGCAGGCCGTCCACGGTTGTCCGGCCCCGGCGGAGTGGCGGCCCTATGCCGACCGGGTGGCCGCCGGGCTGGCGTCGGCGGACAGCGTGGTGGCCCCGACGCAGGCCATGCTCGACGCGCTGGAAACCCACTACGGTCCGGTCCCGCACGGGCGGGTGGTCTGGAACGGACGGGACGGCGGCGCGTGGCACCCACGGCCGGACCGGGAGCCGACCGTCATCAGCGTGGGACGGATCTGGGACGAGGCCAAGAACATCCGCGCCCTCGACGGCGTCGCCGCCGGGCTGGACTGGCCGGTGGTCGTCGCCGGCTCCCGGAAGCACCCGGACGGGAGAAGGCCGGAAGGCGATGCCCTGCCGGCGAACCTGCGCCTGCTGGGCCACCTCCGCCCCGACGAGCTGGCCGACCGGTACGGAAGGGCGGCGGTCTTCGCCCTGCCCGCCCGGTACGAGCCGTTCGGACTGTCGATCCTGGAAGCCGCGCTGTCCGGCTGCGCGCTGGTGCTGGGCGACGTGCCGAGCCTGCGCGAGCTGTGGACCGGGGCCGCGGTGTTCGTCCCGCCCGACGACCCTGCCGCCCTGGCGCGCGAACTGCGGCGGATGACCGCGGACCCGCCGCACCTGCGGGCGCTCGCCACCGCGGCGCGCCAGCGCGCACGCAGCTATGGCACGGAACGCATGGTCGCGCGTTATCTCGACGTCTACGCCGACCTGCAGGACGCGCCGCGTTCGATCCCCCTTCACCGCGATGGCGCCGCCGTACCGCTGGAACGCTGA